One segment of Paenibacillus sp. FSL R7-0337 DNA contains the following:
- a CDS encoding GyrI-like domain-containing protein, which produces MMNLQLESIPATRIAYVRRTGPYGPGNVQAMEQLKEWAREQGLLQGSAVLFGIPQDNPETTPPAECRYDACISLPENSPAEALVPYGELPGGAYAVVTIQHTAEAVLQAWAEILPALSRSGYKLDPGRPVIERFTEVMVSRHLCELCFPVLD; this is translated from the coding sequence ATGATGAATCTTCAGCTCGAGAGCATTCCGGCCACACGCATAGCTTATGTACGGCGGACAGGTCCCTACGGACCCGGTAACGTCCAGGCGATGGAACAATTGAAGGAGTGGGCGCGGGAACAAGGCTTGCTTCAAGGCTCGGCGGTGCTGTTCGGTATTCCGCAGGACAACCCTGAGACCACCCCACCTGCGGAGTGCAGATATGATGCCTGCATCAGCCTGCCTGAGAATTCTCCAGCCGAGGCCTTAGTACCTTACGGCGAGCTTCCCGGCGGAGCCTACGCAGTGGTAACCATCCAGCATACGGCTGAGGCTGTACTACAAGCTTGGGCCGAGATTCTCCCGGCGCTGTCACGCAGCGGCTATAAGCTTGATCCCGGACGGCCGGTTATAGAGAGATTCACGGAAGTCATGGTCAGCAGGCATCTTTGTGAGTTGTGTTTTCCTGTGCTTGATTAA